The Fluviispira vulneris genome includes a region encoding these proteins:
- a CDS encoding immunity protein YezG family protein produces the protein MTKDQEIYQKIAQILHNIIPEDGKIIIMKSELVKENDCATFNFDYINNNGEQNWVTETGIAGGKLRRLLAELREFMMSQNQPYWQGCHFQLDIETGKISIEFIYE, from the coding sequence ATGACGAAAGATCAAGAAATATATCAAAAAATTGCACAAATTTTGCATAATATTATTCCAGAAGATGGTAAAATAATTATAATGAAATCTGAATTAGTAAAAGAAAATGATTGTGCTACATTTAATTTCGATTATATAAATAATAATGGAGAACAAAATTGGGTAACTGAAACAGGAATTGCAGGCGGAAAATTACGTAGATTACTTGCCGAACTCCGTGAATTTATGATGTCGCAAAATCAACCTTATTGGCAGGGTTGCCATTTTCAATTGGATATAGAAACAGGGAAAATAAGCATAGAATTTATTTATGAATAA